A region from the Citrobacter koseri ATCC BAA-895 genome encodes:
- a CDS encoding LysR family transcriptional regulator, with protein MFRLEDLTLFVRAAALNSFSDAAREAGVQPAQVSSAIKRLESTLNIRLFARSTRSLRLTPEGEVWLPYARQMLEVMHAGLQKIQTPEDEISGTLQIAVPSDLGRNLLLPVFQSFRRRHPALRLRVFFSDQVADVFKDPVDVAFRYGNTEDASYIALPVSPDNRRVLVASPDWVAQYGDPRHPDDLANLNALTFVLRGRLHDRWTFIRNGDVSSVQVNGTMMSDDAEVIRRLAIAGEGMAYKSWLDVSEDVRDGRLQRLMPDYQGEKVPLNMICPHRKQLSTAVRLLHEAVKARCERLELPPM; from the coding sequence ATGTTCCGGCTTGAAGATCTCACGTTGTTTGTTCGCGCGGCGGCGCTAAACAGTTTTAGCGATGCGGCGCGGGAAGCCGGGGTACAGCCTGCCCAGGTCAGTTCCGCCATCAAACGGCTGGAGTCTACGTTAAACATTCGCCTGTTCGCACGCTCGACCCGCAGCTTACGGCTAACGCCGGAAGGCGAGGTCTGGTTGCCTTACGCCAGACAGATGCTTGAGGTGATGCACGCCGGGCTGCAAAAAATTCAGACGCCGGAAGATGAGATCTCCGGTACGCTGCAAATCGCCGTGCCCTCCGATCTTGGGCGCAATTTACTGCTCCCGGTATTTCAGTCGTTTCGCCGTCGCCACCCTGCGTTGCGCCTGCGGGTGTTTTTCTCCGATCAGGTCGCCGATGTATTTAAAGATCCGGTTGATGTCGCGTTCCGTTACGGCAATACGGAAGATGCTTCTTACATCGCGCTGCCCGTCTCCCCCGATAACCGGCGTGTGCTGGTGGCTTCGCCGGACTGGGTCGCGCAATACGGCGATCCGCGTCATCCCGATGATTTAGCGAATCTGAATGCGTTAACGTTCGTGTTGCGCGGACGCCTGCATGACCGCTGGACGTTCATCCGCAACGGTGACGTCAGCAGCGTACAGGTCAACGGCACCATGATGAGCGATGATGCTGAAGTTATCCGGCGGCTGGCTATCGCCGGAGAGGGGATGGCGTATAAATCCTGGCTTGATGTCTCTGAAGATGTGCGTGACGGGCGATTGCAGCGCCTGATGCCAGATTATCAGGGAGAGAAAGTCCCGCTGAACATGATCTGCCCGCACCGCAAACAGCTTTCGACGGCAGTCCGCCTGCTGCACGAAGCGGTAAAAGCACGCTGCGAAAGACTGGAACTCCCCCCGATGTGA